The DNA sequence TGGCGACGTTGGCCACGGGGCCGGCAAAGAGCTCCTCCACGGTAGCCTCGAACAGCGCCAGCCAGCGGCCGAAGTGGGTGGCATCCACGGGCAGGGGCAGGTGCTTGGGAAAGGGCCGGCCGTGGTAGCGCGCGGTGCCCAGCAGCAGGCTGCTCCAGAAATCGTACATGATGGGCAGGTGCCGGGACCAGTCGACCTGGGCGAAGCCGTTGAACACCGGGGCGAGCAGCTCGTCCTGGTTGACTTTCTGGTAGAACGTATCGACCAGGCGCTGCACGTCGGCTTCGGAGTGGATATCGGGGCGAAAAACAGTCATCAGCAGAGAAGAAAAGGAATCAGGCCGCTTGCAGGGCCCAGCGGAACACCCGGCTGCCGGTGAGCAGCAGGGTGAGCAGCTTCACCACTTCCAGCCCGATGTAGACCGAGTGCAGGGCGCTGGGCGGGGCCGGGTGGCCGGCCAGCAGGGCCAGGGCGCGCGCGTCGAGGGCGGGCAGCAGCCAGTAGGTTTGCAGCAGCAGAATAGCGGCCAGTCCGCCCAGCGGGGCGGCAATGGCCGGGGGCACGCGCACCCACAGCGCACTGCCCACGGCCACCGTGGCCAGCAGCAGCTCCACCCAGTTCAGGGCCCCGAACACGATGCGCCCGATGCCCAGGCCCAGGGCCACGGTGATGTGGGGCGCGGTAAACTTCAGGGGCGCTTCCAGAAAGGAAATGCCGGCCACCATGCCCGCCCACACGAACAGCACCAGCACCAGCAGCAACGAGGCGGTAGAAAAGGAACGGGCCATACGACGCGGGCAACAAAAGCGGGCCGGACCGCCAGCAGCGACGGCCCGACCAGCACGGAACAACCCGACAAAGATGCGGGTTCGGCGCCGGACTTGCGCCTGAGATGAATCAGGGCCGGGGCTGACGTTCGTCAGCTTTCGGGCGGGGCCGGCACCGGAGCTTTGGGCTTCCAACTGCTTAGCCTGCCCGTGCCTCCCGTTACTGCCTCTGCTTCCGTTCCGCCCCTCACCCACCGGGCCTGCGCCCACTGCGGCGACGCCTGCCCCGAGCCGGAGCCCATCCGCCTGGCGGCCCGCCCCGCGCTGTCCTTCTGCTGCCCGGGCTGCCGGGCCGTGTATGAGCTGCTCGACGCCAGCAACCTGTGCACCTACTACCGCCTCGACGAAAACCCCGGCCGCAAGGTGAAGGCCGTGGAGCTGCCCGGCCGCTTCGACTACCTCGACCTGGAATCGGTGCAGGGCCAGCTGCTCTCGTTTCGCTCCGACACCCACGCCCGGCTCACCTTCACCATCCCGCAGATGCACTGCGCCTCCTGCATCTGGCTGCTCGAAAACCTGTTCAAACTCAACCCCGGCATCGGCAGCTCGCGGGTGAATTTCCTGCGCAAGGAGCTGACGGTAAGCTACCAGCCCCGGGTCACCAGCCTGCGCGAGGTGGTCACGCTGCTGGCCTCCATCGGCTACGAGCCCCGGATAACGCTGGCCGAGCTGGGGGCCCAGCCCCACCGCGCCAGCCGCCGCCTCACCTACCAGCTGGGCCTGGCCGCCTTTGCCTTCGGCAACGTGATGCTGATGGCCTTCCCCGACTACTTTTCCTTCACCGGGCAGCTCCAGAGCCTGTTTGGCCGCTTCTTCGGGGGGCTGAGTTTGCTGCTGGCCCTGCCGGTGCTGCTGTTCAGCGCCCGGGACTTTTACCGCTCGGCCTGGCAGGGGCTGCGGCAGCGCTACATCAACCTCGACTTTCCCATCAGCCTGGGGCTCACGGCGCTGTTCACGACCAGCGTGTTCGACATCGCCACCGGCCGCGGCCCGGGCTACCTCGACTCGTTCACCGGCCTGGTGTTCTTCATGCTCATCGGCAAGTGGGTGCAGCAGCGCACCTACGACGCGCTGCGCTTCGACCGGGACTTCACCGCCTACTTCCCCGTGGCCGTGACCCTGCTGACCAAAGACGGCGGCGAGCAGTCGGTGGCGGTGCGGGAGCTGCGGGCCGGGCAGCGCATCCGGGTGCGGCACCAGGAAATCATTCCCGCCGACGCGGTGCTGCTGCGCGGCTCCGGCCTGATCGACTACAGCTTCGTCTCGGGCGAGAGTCTACCGGTCGGCAAAGTGGCCGGCGACGTGGTGTACGCCGGGGGCCGGCAGGTGGGCCCGGCCGTGGAGCTGGAAGTGGTGCGGGAAGTATCGCAGGGCTACCTCACCCAGCTCTGGAACAACCCCGCCTTTGCCAAGGACGCCCGGCCCACGCTGGAAACCTACGCCAACACGGTGGGCCGCTACTTCGTGGCCGTGACCCTGCTGCTGGCCGCCGGCGCGGCTTGCTACTGGTTTCCGCGCGACCCGCAGCTGGCCCTGCGGGCCGGCACCTCGGTGCTGGTCATTGCCTGCCCCTGCGCCCTGTCGTTGGCCACGCCCTTTGCCCTGGGCGCGGCCCTGCGGGTGCTGGGCCGCCACCAGTTGTATCTGAAAAACGCGGCCGTGGTCGAAACCCTGGGCCGGGCCACCACCCTGGTGTTCGACAAAACCGGCACCCTGACCGACCCCCAGCGCGCCGCGGTCAGCTTCCACGGGCTGGCGCTGCGCCCGGCAGACGAGCAGCGCGTGGCCGCCCTGGCCCGCCACTCGACCCACCCGCTCAGCCAGCGGCTCGTCGAGCAGCTCGGCCCCGCGGCCCTGCCGGTCACTAACTTCCGCGAAACGACGGGCCAGGGCCTCTGCGGCACGGTGGCGGGCCGCGCGGTGCGCCTGGGCTCGGCGGCCTTCGTGGGCCTGCCCCCGGCCCCGCACGGCGAGCGGCAGGCGCGGGTGTACGTGGCCCTGGATGGCCTGGTGGCCGGCTGGTACGAAGTCAGCAGCGAATACCGGCCCGACCTGGCCCCGCTGCTGCGCCAGCTGGGCCAGCGCTACCAGCTGGCCCTGCTCACCGGCGACAACGCCGCCGACGAGCCCCGCCTGCGCCAGCTCTTCGGCCCCGCCGCCGAGCTGCGCTTCCACCAGTCGCCGCTCGACAAGCTGCACTTCGTGGAAGCCCGGCAGCGGCAGGGCCAGCGCGTGGTCATGGTCGGCGACGGGCTCAACGACGCCGGGGCCCTGCGCCGCGCCGACGCCGGCCTGGCCCTCTCCGAAACCCTGACCAACTTCTCCCCCGCCTGCGACGCCATGCTGGACGCCGGCAGCCTCGGGCAGCTCAGCACCTTCCTGCGGTTCGGCCAGGACTGCCTGCACATCGTGCTGGCCACCTTCGTGCTGTCGTTCTGCTACAACGGTATCGGGCTGGGCCTGGCCGTGCAGGGCCGCTTCACCCCCATCGTGTCGGCCATCCTGATGCCCATCAGCTCGCTGAGCGTGATGGTGTTTGCCACCCTGCTGGTGCGCTACGCGGCCCATCGGCGCGGCCTGTAACCCTACTTTTCCCCTCGCGCCATGACCATTATCTTTCTGCTGATCGGCATCAGCCTGCTCGTGGCCCTGCTGTTTCTGGGCGGCTTCCTCTGGGCCGTGCGCTCGGGCCAGTACGAAGACGACTACACGCCCTCGGTCCGCATGCTCTTCGACGACGAGCCGGAGTAGCTGGTGGATTGTTAAACGCCGCCGGCGAGTAGCGCGAACTAGGCAGTTCGCGCTACCCGCCCAACCACCGTTGCCGGGGCCCGACTCGCGCGGAACACGCGGGCTACAACCGAAGAGCCGCAGTCGCTCGGCTGCGCCGAGTGACCACTACGCCGGAGGGGCTCTGCCCCGAGCGTCCCGCGCCGCTGGGTCGTTCTGACGGCGCGGGCTACTTCGCAGCACAGCTGCTCAAGCGTAGGCGTCACTCGGCACAGCCGAGCGACTGCGGGAATTTAAGAGTAGCGTGAGTTCGAGACGGGCGGCCACCCGGAGCCCGGTCGGCTGGTTAAGAATTATTTTCTTTTTGAGCTTTGCTAACCGCCCAGTTAAGAATTAATTTATTTTCATTTTTTGCTAACCGCCTGGTTAACAATTAAGTTATTTTCACTTTTTCTTAACCATCTGGTTAAGAATTATTTTATTTTCGACTATTCCTAACCACCGTATACCCTGCTGCTTATGGGCCGTCGTGCATACCACTCTAACAGCTTGTCGGCCCAGGTGCGGCGGCATTTCAGCCTTACCCAGGCCGAGCTGGCCCAGTTTGTGGGCGTGAGTGCGCCCATGCTGGCCATGGCGGAATCGGGGCGCAAGGCGCTGGGGAAAGCGGCCGACAACCGGCTGTGGGTGCTGGCCCGCCTGCTGCCCCCACCCGATGGCCAGGGCCCCGAAGCGCCGGCCCCGGCCGCGGAGCCGGTTTCGGACCCGGCCGCGCCCCCGGAGGCGGCCGTGTTGGAGCAGCGCCTGAGCCGCCTGCGCTTCTACGTCATCAAGGCCCGCTTCGAACTGGGGCAGCGCGGCACGCTGGCCCAGGGGCAGGCCCGCCGCCGCTGGGCCCAGGAGGTGCTGCGCCCCCTGCTGGCCGCCCCGCCCGTGGAGGCGGTCTGGCTCGGGGCCGACCCCGCCCGTGACCTGTACTGGCTGGAGGGGCTGGTGATTCACACCAACGCCGCCCCCCTCACGCTGAGCGCCACCGAGCGGGCCCTGCGCCAGGCCCGGCTGCGCGGCCTCGAAGCGGAAGTGGCGGCCCTGGAGCAGGCCCTGGCCCCCAACACGTAGCGACGCAGATTCGCGGCTCAGGCGGGGCTGAGGTTGTTAGGGCACGTTGCCAACCGTTCAACGAGGAGACGCAATAGGTTGCGTCTCTACCCCCGGTTAGCGGCCTGGGGCGGCCAGCTTTTCCAGGGCGGCTTTGAACTCGGGGGTGTCGTAGTCGGCCATGCCCTCGTGGCGGGCGGCTACCTGGCCGTCGGGCCCGAGGATGACGGTGCTGGGAATGGAGTTGGAATCGA is a window from the Hymenobacter aquaticus genome containing:
- a CDS encoding group III truncated hemoglobin translates to MTVFRPDIHSEADVQRLVDTFYQKVNQDELLAPVFNGFAQVDWSRHLPIMYDFWSSLLLGTARYHGRPFPKHLPLPVDATHFGRWLALFEATVEELFAGPVANVAKERARNIATMFEYRLRKRDPLSLL
- a CDS encoding heavy metal translocating P-type ATPase produces the protein MPPVTASASVPPLTHRACAHCGDACPEPEPIRLAARPALSFCCPGCRAVYELLDASNLCTYYRLDENPGRKVKAVELPGRFDYLDLESVQGQLLSFRSDTHARLTFTIPQMHCASCIWLLENLFKLNPGIGSSRVNFLRKELTVSYQPRVTSLREVVTLLASIGYEPRITLAELGAQPHRASRRLTYQLGLAAFAFGNVMLMAFPDYFSFTGQLQSLFGRFFGGLSLLLALPVLLFSARDFYRSAWQGLRQRYINLDFPISLGLTALFTTSVFDIATGRGPGYLDSFTGLVFFMLIGKWVQQRTYDALRFDRDFTAYFPVAVTLLTKDGGEQSVAVRELRAGQRIRVRHQEIIPADAVLLRGSGLIDYSFVSGESLPVGKVAGDVVYAGGRQVGPAVELEVVREVSQGYLTQLWNNPAFAKDARPTLETYANTVGRYFVAVTLLLAAGAACYWFPRDPQLALRAGTSVLVIACPCALSLATPFALGAALRVLGRHQLYLKNAAVVETLGRATTLVFDKTGTLTDPQRAAVSFHGLALRPADEQRVAALARHSTHPLSQRLVEQLGPAALPVTNFRETTGQGLCGTVAGRAVRLGSAAFVGLPPAPHGERQARVYVALDGLVAGWYEVSSEYRPDLAPLLRQLGQRYQLALLTGDNAADEPRLRQLFGPAAELRFHQSPLDKLHFVEARQRQGQRVVMVGDGLNDAGALRRADAGLALSETLTNFSPACDAMLDAGSLGQLSTFLRFGQDCLHIVLATFVLSFCYNGIGLGLAVQGRFTPIVSAILMPISSLSVMVFATLLVRYAAHRRGL
- the ccoS gene encoding cbb3-type cytochrome oxidase assembly protein CcoS, which encodes MTIIFLLIGISLLVALLFLGGFLWAVRSGQYEDDYTPSVRMLFDDEPE
- a CDS encoding helix-turn-helix domain-containing protein, with the protein product MGRRAYHSNSLSAQVRRHFSLTQAELAQFVGVSAPMLAMAESGRKALGKAADNRLWVLARLLPPPDGQGPEAPAPAAEPVSDPAAPPEAAVLEQRLSRLRFYVIKARFELGQRGTLAQGQARRRWAQEVLRPLLAAPPVEAVWLGADPARDLYWLEGLVIHTNAAPLTLSATERALRQARLRGLEAEVAALEQALAPNT